The Gambusia affinis linkage group LG05, SWU_Gaff_1.0, whole genome shotgun sequence region TTTCTGTGAAGTATTCTTGGACTGTAAGGGTTTCTTTTGCTTCTTCATTTTCATGGCTGCTGTAACATTCAACACTGACATAATGGAGATTTTCAAGGGACATGATGACAGTGCTGTTAACAGTGTGGTTTAACACAGTGTTAATGACAGAGTACTCTGTGTGGTCTTTCAGTAGAGGCCATGTTACAGTGGGTAGAGGAAACCCCTCAGTGATACACACACAGGTCAGGAGTGCTGACTGAAGCACACATTCAGAACCTTTCAGTATCTTtgaaaaccctgaaaaaaatTAGAAGTTATGAGTGTAAGAGAAATTATGACTTAGTGCTCTATACTAAAGTTTACTTACAAGTCACTTTTACATCACCATATACAGACACTGTTTCATTTAGGTGAGTCGCTGTGCAGACATATCGCCCAGAATCCTCAGCTGTCACATTCCAGATGACAAGTGTTGCTGATCCAGTGTTATTTTGGAAGTAAATCCCACTTCCTGAATGTTTAGTCCACACAACAACTGATTGAGGAAAACTTTCAACGTTGCAGGTCAGATTCAGATCATCTCCTTCCTTCACAGTAGTCTTTCCACTGATCTGAGGTTGTCTTTTATCTATGGGACCAAGATTGCATTTTAAacagtgtattttttaaagtaagatCCCACTCCATAATGTATAATGGATACTGGATAATGATGTTTTGAGGTAGCTTTGGCTCTCAAGTGGGTAGCgttcagcaaaataaatcagttgTGAACAAATGGGaaacactagaaactagaaactagaaaactATACATTCAAAGCTTGTTAtgtgaataaacaaaaatgctttgtcatttataaaaatattgatgattTTCTATCACTTGCAGTGTTTGACATGGCCAATGATTCTTTTTGAACatcttacaaaaatatatttggggttaggttagggtttaCTTGGTTTCAAAGgacacattcacacaaactGGGTAAATATTGGTTTCCTCAGATTGTAAGAAAAACCTCTGATAAACATTAGACACTGCAGTTTTAGTATTTATTGTCACCTTAATTCACATTTGTATCCACAGTGATTTTAGTCATCCTGTAGCCTATAGAGATTCCCTAAATTTAACTGATGAGGCAAATCACAAAACCAACGACCTTCCATATAATATACTCACAGTTTACTTTCAGGGTCACAGTCTCCTCTGTGGTTATGCCACTCATGAAGCTGACCTTACAGGTTACGTTGGTGTCATGATGCTTAGCTGAAGAGTTAAAGGTAAGAATCAAACTGTGCCTCTGTGTGACAGCAGTCAGATTCTCAGTTTTAAAAGAAGTAGTCGTGTTTCCTGTAATATTAGCttcaatttcttcttttcctctccacATCCAGGTGATGATAGGAGGAGACCCAGAGCAGAGACCAGGAGCAGTGCAGGTCAGAGTGGCCTGCTGTCCCTCAGTCAGTGGAGGAATCGTCAGTGAGGGCTTCTGGTTTAGATCTGATGGAAAACGTGGTTGATAAATAAAAGCAAGTGgatacattattatttattttatatttaaattaaacaagctaattttagcttagcTATAAAGATATTTTCATTGGGCAATCAGAGTGGATTTGCTTAGGTACTGATGCCGTTTCTACAATCTGTCAACAGAGGTCAACAAACACTGACAGATTCTGGCAAGTTTTTGTAGacgctgtaataaaaaaagacttgaaacagATTGTACATTTATACAAATCACTGAGTTGAAGAACCATAGATGTTCTTATGATTGCCTTTTATACCTTTCACAGAGAGAATTGTTCTTGAAGAGAACGTAAATCCATCTGATCTTCCATAGTAAAGACCATTAACTCTGAGCTGATATGATCCAGAATCAGATGTGGTGAGGTCATTGATCATGATGCTACAGTTCCCCTGACTCACATCAGGATCCAACTGTAAAACCCGTCCTAGAAATTCTGGTGGAACCTTGTTACGATTTATGTGAAATACTTTGTCAGGGTCACCACATCTCCCTTTCCAGGAGTCACATTTAAACCAGACGATACTTTTTGGTGTAAATCCATCAGCGGTGGTGAAGGAACATGGTATCACAACACACAGTCCAGCTTCTGCACTTATTTCTCCCTCATTGAGAGTAATGCAGTATCCATTGTAACAGGACGGTCTTCCAAGGGCTGATTCAACTGTTAATGTGAAGGAAAagaccaaagtaaaaaaaatatatttgtttttgttataacTGTGACATCTGCAATATATAGTTTGCAAACTGGGGATATTTTCATctaacaaatcatttttattagtacagaaacaaacaaactgtataaatatttcaggatttacaagctttttaaaaacttgaccaggataaacaaacattttgtgattacatttatcagcaaaacaaattgatttaatatcaaagtaaaatattgtcacataaaaattgctttaagcactatataataataaaaaagaaaatgctccTGATACCTGTATATGTGGTGGAAccccacaaaaagaaaagaaatgtcatcCAAAGGACAGTAAACATGGTTTGATTCCTTAGTGGTTACTCTCCTGCTCCTTCAGTGCagcataactttttaaaatgcagaaatggaTTCAGTGGAAAGTTCAATCTTGAGTAACCAAAATATAGCAATACAGGATGTGGCTGTTTTCCTCAGTTAAACCATTGAGACATTCCACCAAGGGGAGGGGCACTTTCTGGCAGTCAGTTAAATTAAGATTGATCTTTACAACAGATTAGTTAAAGGCATAATTAACACTATGAGCTAATGCAGTAGTCTTTACTATCCTAATTCAGGATGATTTTAACCCAGGctttcattcatatttaataagTTAGTTAACTCATACTTTTTCTTGCAGATCGATGTCTGTGTGAGGACATAAAGAACTTAACTCTATAGAAAGTATCATTGTTTTCTATATTTCGCTGTTTTGAAAATTCCCAGAAACATTCTTCACTAAGATTTCTCtgccttccttctcttttttgacTCATTTCCTTTTTGGGAAACATCAGCATTTCACAAAGTTTGTTAccacattgttaaaaaaatcctttttttacaAACAGGTTGTGGCCCTGATTACTAAATGACACTCTATGCTCactgtattttgaaaaacaatactTCAGGAAGCAAAAATTTATtggttgctgtgtttttgtttttattgttctcaTAATTACTGAAGGGaggataaatttatttttgcaaacacaaaaactcagGCATCAAAAGTCTGAAAGAAAGATTTTCCCAAGACTTATCATAACAATAAAaacgttgtttttttgtagttttggtgATTTGAATCTGATTAAAATCACTGTCAGAGTACTATGCTGTCTGTTTGTCAGAATGTCCATTTACTGATTGAATGAATAGAATAGGAGACATTTCTCAGCTGGGTGTTAAATACTTCTGACAGTTGCTGG contains the following coding sequences:
- the LOC122830741 gene encoding sialic acid-binding Ig-like lectin 5, with the protein product MFTVLWMTFLFFLWGSTTYTVESALGRPSCYNGYCITLNEGEISAEAGLCVVIPCSFTTADGFTPKSIVWFKCDSWKGRCGDPDKVFHINRNKVPPEFLGRVLQLDPDVSQGNCSIMINDLTTSDSGSYQLRVNGLYYGRSDGFTFSSRTILSVKDLNQKPSLTIPPLTEGQQATLTCTAPGLCSGSPPIITWMWRGKEEIEANITGNTTTSFKTENLTAVTQRHSLILTFNSSAKHHDTNVTCKVSFMSGITTEETVTLKVNYKRQPQISGKTTVKEGDDLNLTCNVESFPQSVVVWTKHSGSGIYFQNNTGSATLVIWNVTAEDSGRYVCTATHLNETVSVYGDVKVTWFSKILKGSECVLQSALLTCVCITEGFPLPTVTWPLLKDHTEYSVINTVLNHTVNSTVIMSLENLHYVSVECYSSHENEEAKETLTVQEYFTEKEAIQSKTTLEKVFSLEVIVAFLIGVLLSAIICHLAVKCNRKALKKSENEDETLEVISQHDPLIDDGQEVQNDQSLVQEETENVPMAGEKWASEISNDPKDVQYASIDFSIMKRRSAKEATKEQASSLTEYAEIKTRPKEQRKDSTEEGSETLEGEEDLVTKHDEEMKYCLSEDQSEVEAVYSTVKDVLDEI